In Rhizorhabdus phycosphaerae, the genomic stretch TGAGAGCGCCTTCCGGCGCAGCGCGGTAGCGGCCTTGGTGTCGACGAACATCGCCAGGAAAAGATCGCCATCCTCGTCGTCATCCAGCCCGACTTCGTGGAGCCAGGCATGAGCGGCAGGATTGTTGACGATGCTGGCTCCATCGGGCTGGAACAGCGAGACCAGCATGGGGGTGTGCCGAATCACCTCCATCAGGCGCAGGTCGTTTATCTTGTCGGGCGCGATCGTCGCAGTCTGCGCCTCTACCAGCATCGCGACATGACCATTGTCCAGCCGGAAACCGCGCAGGCGGCAGGTCAGCGGGGTAGGCTGCCCAGAGGGATATAAGGTCCACGCATCCTCGAACACACCGTGAACCAGCAGGTCATGCCGGACCACGCCCAGCCGTTGCCGGACCCCAGGAGACTGCGGAGAAGCGTCGCGACGGCGAAACTCTTCAATCGATGCCGCTCCCCAGAAGGTCAAAGCCGACCGATTGCCCCACACCAGTTCGAAGCTGTCCAGGTCGAACAGCCAGATCGGGCTGGCAAGCTGATCGAGTGCGACCGTGTAGGCCGTCTCGAAAAGCGGCAGCTCCTGCTCAACTTTCCGGTGCTTAAGGGTTGTCCGCAATTCCTGCCGCCCATCATTTCCCGCTATGGCAACCTAAGCTGACTACCGAAATTTTGTCTAAGTTAAAAATCTGGAATTCGACTTATGGAGCATGGTGGGGACAGAGATGCGCCAGGGTCGGTTTCCCTCGCGACCTGGATATCCCGATCCTATCTGCGAACCGCCATCCTCCCGCTTTTGCTGATCGAACTAACCTTTTTGGCAATTTATTGGGTTAGCAGCAATTTCATCTACGACCGCAATGCTGCGGCGGTGGAGAAGATCTCTCGCGACTACCTATCCGACCTTGCCCAGCGGGAGGCGTCTTCGATATCGAGTTCGCTCGAAGGCATAGCTGCATCGACCACCCTTCTCGCACGCGAGACCCGACGCGCGCTCGCGTCGCCGGCCCCCGCCGTCGACCCTGCCGAACGAGCGCGCTATCGCCGCACGAAAGCCGGCGCGCTGGTCAGTACGGGCGGTGGTGATCGCAGCGCCAGCTTTTACAGTGGCCAGCGCGGGATAGGCCCCGAGCAGATGGACAAGGTCTGGCGCCTCACCCGGATTGATCCGCTTCTGCGCGACCTCAAGGAAACCAACCCCTTGGTCGCACAATCCTATTTCAATAGCTGGGACACCTATAACCGCATCTATCCCTATGTGAACGCTGCGGAAACCTATCCCGCCGACATGGACGTGCGGTCCTATAACTTCTACTATGAGGCCGACGCCAAGCGCAATCCATCGCGCCGGCAGACGTGGACCGATGCCTATCTCGACCCCGCCGGAGCGGGCTGGATGGTCTCCTCGATCGCGCCCGTCTATTCGACCGAGCGGCTGGAGGGCGTAGTCGGGATAGACGTCACGATCGGCGCGCTGATCGAGCATGTTCTGGCGATGAACATCCCGTGGAAGGGCTATGCGATCCTCGTCGGTCGCGACGGAACGATGCTGGCGATACCGGGCCCCGGCGAGCGTGATCTGGGCGTGAAGGAGATGCGGCAGCATGCCTATGACGGCGCCGTGAAATCGGACACGTTCAAACCCGAGGCCTATAATCTGCTGCGCCGCAAGGATCTGGCGCCGCTGGCCACGCTATTTCGCGACGACCGGGTGGTCGCGCGCGATGTCACCCTGAACGGACGGCGCATGATTGCGGCCCGGGGCGCGGTAATGGGCCCGGGGTGGAAATTGCTCGTGCTGGCACCGTCGGAAGAGATTTTGAGCGAGGCCCAATATCTTCGCGCGAGACTGCAGAGCATCGGTCAGTTGATGGCGTTGGCGCTGTTCCTCTTCTACTGCATCTTTATGGTCTATCTCTACGCGCGCACACGTGCGCTGAGCAAAAAGCTCTCCGACCCGCTGGATGCGATCGGAGAGACGATCTTCGAGATCGGCGCCGGCCGGCATGAACAGTCGACGCCGGAGAGCGGCGTCACCGAGATCGATACTCTGGCCCATAGTCTGGTCCACATGTCGCGGGGCCTTGCGCAGGCCTATCAGACCATCAGCGAGCAGGAACGCCAGGTCAGCACAGCGCTTCAGCGCGAGGTGGCGATCAATACCGCTCAGCGACGTTTCATCGACGTCATCTCGCACGAATTCCGCACGCCGCTGACGGTTATCGACAGCTGCGGCCAGATCCTCGCGCGGCGTGCCGATCAGCTGAAGCCGGATGACCTGCGACAAAGGTCGGTAAGCCTCCGCCGCGCGGTGCGCAGATGCAACGATGTGCTGGCCAGCGCACTGCAGCTGCTGCGTGTCGAGAAGACCGGACGCGGTGAGCCGCCCCGACTGACACGGGCCATGTGGTCGGAGCTCGTCGCGCCCGCTCAGGAAGCGCTGCGCGACCAATATCCGGGACGGACGCTCGAAATAGGTGATCTGCCGGACACGCCGATCGAGATCGACCCCGAGATGATGCGCGTCGCCGTTGCGGCGGTGGTCGACAATGCCGCGCGCTATGCGGGCGAGGACGGCAAGGTCCATATCTCGGTGCGCGACCAGGGCGACCGCAGCATCCTGTCGGTCCATGACAGCGGGCCCGGCATTGCGCCGGACGAGCTTGCCCAGGTGAAGCAGCGATTTTTCCGGGGGGCAAACAGCGCCGGCACGCCGGGCGCGGGCATCGGGCTTTACCTGGCCGATCAGATCCTCGACGCCCATGGCGGAGCCCTGGAGATTTTCTCCGAGCAGGACCGCGGTACGACGGTGGCGCTCAGTCTGCCGAAGCGCCACGCCTGGAAGGCCGACGAAGAGGAAGAGCTCGCCCCGCCGCCTGGACGCACTGAGGAACAATACTGAGCGCATAAAAGGCTGGCAGCGCATAGTAAGTCTACGGAGAGGTGCGGAATCGCTTTTCCCGACATCTTGGCGTAGCCATTCGTAAGCAGGCGTCTTGGGGGAGTATGATGAAGATGGCCGAAGACAATAGCGGATCCGCCGTCGAACAGGCCGCGCTTTCGGCTGCTGCGACGGCAGCACGCGCGCAGTATCACATATTGTGCGTTGAGGATGAGGCAGAGATACTCGCCGATCTGGTCGAGGAACTGGCACATGCCGGTTTTTCGGTCGAAGGCGCGACAAATGGCGTGGAAGCGCTTGCCAAGGTTGAGGCACGGACGCCCAATCTGATCGTGAGCGACATGAACATGCCCGAACTGGACGGTCTCTCACTGGTCCGCGAACTGCGTGCCCGGGATGCGAAGACGGGTACCATCCCCTTCATCTTCCTATCGGCCTATGGCGACAACAGCCATCTCATCAACGGGCGCCAGGCGGGGGCGGACGACTATCTGGTCAAGCCGATTGATTTCGATCTGCTCATCGCCGCCATTGACAACAGGCTGGCAAATTGTGAGCGCCTGGCCGAGCGCGTGCGGCTGGAGACAAGCGGTATAACGGCTGCCGAACAGAAGAACGCCGAAGCGAAGATCGCCGGGCTGACGCAACGCGAACGCGAGGTTCTGGTCAAGTTGAGCCAAGGCAAGGCGAACAAGGTGATCGCCTATGAACTGGACCTCAGCAT encodes the following:
- a CDS encoding sensor histidine kinase is translated as MEKISRDYLSDLAQREASSISSSLEGIAASTTLLARETRRALASPAPAVDPAERARYRRTKAGALVSTGGGDRSASFYSGQRGIGPEQMDKVWRLTRIDPLLRDLKETNPLVAQSYFNSWDTYNRIYPYVNAAETYPADMDVRSYNFYYEADAKRNPSRRQTWTDAYLDPAGAGWMVSSIAPVYSTERLEGVVGIDVTIGALIEHVLAMNIPWKGYAILVGRDGTMLAIPGPGERDLGVKEMRQHAYDGAVKSDTFKPEAYNLLRRKDLAPLATLFRDDRVVARDVTLNGRRMIAARGAVMGPGWKLLVLAPSEEILSEAQYLRARLQSIGQLMALALFLFYCIFMVYLYARTRALSKKLSDPLDAIGETIFEIGAGRHEQSTPESGVTEIDTLAHSLVHMSRGLAQAYQTISEQERQVSTALQREVAINTAQRRFIDVISHEFRTPLTVIDSCGQILARRADQLKPDDLRQRSVSLRRAVRRCNDVLASALQLLRVEKTGRGEPPRLTRAMWSELVAPAQEALRDQYPGRTLEIGDLPDTPIEIDPEMMRVAVAAVVDNAARYAGEDGKVHISVRDQGDRSILSVHDSGPGIAPDELAQVKQRFFRGANSAGTPGAGIGLYLADQILDAHGGALEIFSEQDRGTTVALSLPKRHAWKADEEEELAPPPGRTEEQY
- a CDS encoding response regulator transcription factor; the protein is MAEDNSGSAVEQAALSAAATAARAQYHILCVEDEAEILADLVEELAHAGFSVEGATNGVEALAKVEARTPNLIVSDMNMPELDGLSLVRELRARDAKTGTIPFIFLSAYGDNSHLINGRQAGADDYLVKPIDFDLLIAAIDNRLANCERLAERVRLETSGITAAEQKNAEAKIAGLTQREREVLVKLSQGKANKVIAYELDLSIRTVELYRAALMRALGVRSLAEALKIAVAAGVTKLDSPSIKP